The Endozoicomonas montiporae CL-33 genome contains a region encoding:
- a CDS encoding IS1 family transposase (programmed frameshift) yields MCLTQVLCTTCGSNQVRPFGYSTHDVPRYYCCNDKCEIKTFMLEYRYKACEPGVKEKIIDMAINGSGIRDTSKVLGISKTTVIKTLKKKKSGLVKVNPNIQTIDLKSDAIIHVGLVCQEAELDEQWSYVHDKSNQRWLWYAVDHATNTVLAYVFGKRKDEVFKELKTLLKPFGINKFYTDDWGAYERHLDENMHIIGKANTQKIERKNLNFRTWIKRLARKTICFSKLEKMHDIVIGLLINKVEFGVNIHAI; encoded by the exons ATGTGCCTTACGCAAGTCCTCTGTACAACATGTGGCAGTAACCAAGTTCGGCCTTTCGGATACAGCACTCATGATGTTCCACGATACTATTGCTGTAATGACAAATGTGAAATCAAAACCTTCATGCTTGAATATCGCTACAAGGCCTGTGAGCCTGGCGTTAAAGAAAAAATCATCGATATGGCAATAAATGGCAGCGGAATCAGGGATACAAGTAAAGTACTCGGAATAAGCAAGACAACAGTAATAAAGACTCTAAAAAAAAAGA AAAGCGGTCTGGTAAAGGTCAACCCAAATATTCAAACTATTGATCTCAAGTCAGATGCAATTATTCATGTAGGGCTTGTCTGCCAAGAGGCTGAGCTAGATGAGCAGTGGTCGTATGTTCATGATAAATCGAACCAACGCTGGCTTTGGTATGCTGTTGATCACGCTACAAATACCGTGCTTGCTTATGTTTTCGGAAAACGGAAAGATGAAGTTTTTAAAGAACTCAAAACACTTCTGAAGCCATTTGGTATTAATAAATTTTACACCGATGATTGGGGAGCCTATGAGCGACACCTTGATGAAAACATGCATATTATTGGTAAAGCAAACACTCAGAAGATAGAGCGTAAAAACCTTAATTTTCGGACTTGGATTAAACGGTTGGCCAGAAAGACAATTTGTTTTTCAAAGCTCGAAAAGATGCACGATATTGTTATTGGATTATTGATTAATAAAGTTGAGTTTGGGGTCAATATTCACGCGATATAA
- a CDS encoding ATP-dependent RecD-like DNA helicase yields the protein MQPTTASPYHPQTDHQPMVHLQGSVERVTFHSEASGFFVIRVKCKGQRDLVTMTGNTPSVTPGEFVDASGIWFNDHKHGVQFKVKHIKTVTPNTLEGIEKYLGSGMVKGIGPHFAKRLVKAFGEDVFDIIEENPERLTELDGIGKKRREKITSAWSEQKVIREIMVFLQSHGVGTARAVRIYKTYGDESVAKVQENPYRLALDIHGIGFKTADDLAMQLGIDRVSLIRAQAGVRHVLQECSGDGHCARAFVTLVDEAVKLLEIPEDTIKEAIQCEINEDRLTPEMIDEIPCLFLTPLFRAEQGVANHVNRLFKGSSSWSGIAMDKAIPWVEEKNSIQLSDSQKGAIELAVQNKFCIITGGPGVGKTTVVNSILKIIQAKRVEVTLCAPTGRAAKRLSESTGQEATTIHRLLDFDPSAFDFKRNAENPLETDLLVVDECSMVDVVLMNQLLRAVPDSAAVLLVGDVDQLPSVGPGSVLCDLIDSGKVPVARLTEIFRQAATSQIITGSHAINRGQAPRITKKGEKTDFFYVTGEEPEELFAKLMAVVTRRLPETFGFDPVNDIQVLAPMNRGGLGARSLNVALQEALNPDAHPRVTRYGWTYAPGDKVIQTVNNYDKEVFNGDIGRVTSIDIEEGEVMIEFDGREVLYPVNELDEVSLAYATTIHKSQGSEYPCVVIPMAMQHFTLLERNLLYTGVTRGKKMVVLVGQPKAVGMAARSMKSSRRLTNLQARLG from the coding sequence ATGCAGCCAACGACAGCTTCACCCTATCACCCGCAAACCGATCATCAACCCATGGTGCATTTACAGGGTTCTGTAGAACGGGTGACGTTTCACAGTGAAGCCAGTGGATTTTTTGTCATTCGTGTGAAGTGCAAAGGGCAACGTGATTTGGTGACGATGACCGGCAATACGCCGTCTGTAACGCCCGGCGAGTTTGTGGATGCCAGTGGTATCTGGTTTAACGATCATAAGCATGGCGTTCAGTTTAAGGTTAAGCACATTAAAACGGTCACGCCGAATACGCTGGAAGGGATTGAGAAATATCTTGGTTCGGGCATGGTGAAAGGTATTGGCCCCCATTTTGCCAAGCGTCTGGTAAAAGCCTTTGGTGAAGATGTTTTCGATATTATTGAAGAAAACCCGGAACGGTTAACCGAACTGGACGGCATCGGCAAAAAACGACGAGAAAAGATTACTTCTGCCTGGTCGGAACAGAAAGTGATTCGGGAAATCATGGTATTTCTGCAATCTCATGGTGTCGGTACAGCTCGTGCAGTTCGTATTTATAAAACTTATGGCGATGAGTCGGTGGCCAAGGTGCAGGAGAACCCTTACCGGCTCGCACTGGATATTCACGGCATTGGGTTTAAAACCGCCGATGACCTTGCCATGCAGCTGGGTATTGATCGGGTGTCGTTAATTCGGGCGCAGGCAGGTGTTCGTCATGTGTTGCAGGAGTGTTCTGGCGATGGTCATTGCGCTCGTGCGTTTGTGACGCTGGTGGATGAGGCGGTCAAGCTGCTGGAGATACCGGAAGACACGATTAAAGAAGCGATTCAGTGTGAAATTAATGAAGACCGGTTAACGCCTGAAATGATTGATGAAATACCCTGTTTGTTTTTAACGCCGCTGTTTCGGGCTGAGCAGGGTGTGGCGAATCATGTGAATCGTCTGTTTAAAGGCAGTTCAAGCTGGTCAGGCATTGCGATGGATAAGGCGATTCCCTGGGTTGAGGAGAAAAACAGCATTCAACTGTCCGATTCTCAAAAGGGTGCCATTGAGCTGGCAGTGCAGAATAAGTTCTGCATCATTACCGGTGGCCCCGGTGTGGGTAAAACGACGGTGGTCAACAGTATTCTCAAAATCATTCAGGCTAAACGGGTTGAGGTGACGTTGTGTGCGCCGACGGGTAGAGCAGCTAAACGATTGTCTGAATCGACTGGACAGGAAGCGACGACCATTCACCGATTATTGGATTTTGACCCTTCTGCCTTTGACTTCAAACGTAATGCTGAAAACCCTCTGGAAACCGATCTGCTGGTGGTGGATGAATGTTCTATGGTGGATGTGGTGCTGATGAATCAGTTGTTACGTGCGGTGCCCGATTCGGCAGCGGTTTTGCTGGTGGGCGATGTGGATCAGTTGCCTTCGGTGGGACCGGGTTCTGTGTTATGTGATTTGATTGATTCAGGCAAGGTGCCGGTGGCGAGGCTGACAGAGATTTTCCGGCAGGCGGCAACGTCTCAGATTATTACCGGTTCGCATGCTATCAATCGTGGGCAAGCGCCCAGAATCACCAAAAAAGGTGAGAAGACGGATTTCTTTTATGTTACCGGCGAAGAGCCGGAAGAGCTGTTTGCCAAGCTGATGGCGGTAGTGACCCGGCGGTTGCCGGAAACCTTTGGGTTCGATCCGGTGAATGATATTCAGGTGTTGGCACCCATGAACCGTGGGGGCTTAGGCGCTCGTAGTCTGAATGTGGCGTTGCAGGAAGCGTTGAACCCTGATGCTCATCCTAGGGTGACTCGCTATGGCTGGACCTATGCGCCGGGCGATAAGGTGATTCAGACGGTGAACAACTACGACAAGGAAGTGTTCAATGGGGATATTGGTCGTGTGACTTCTATTGATATTGAAGAAGGTGAGGTGATGATCGAGTTTGATGGTCGGGAGGTGTTGTATCCGGTGAATGAACTCGATGAAGTGTCGCTCGCTTATGCAACGACGATTCATAAAAGTCAGGGCTCGGAATACCCCTGTGTGGTAATTCCTATGGCAATGCAGCACTTTACACTGTTGGAGCGTAACCTGCTGTATACCGGCGTGACACGGGGCAAGAAAATGGTGGTGTTGGTGGGGCAGCCCAAGGCGGTGGGCATGGCGGCCAGAAGTATGAAGTCTAGCCGCCGGTTGACGAATTTGCAGGCGAGATTGGGGTAG